A region from the Saccharomonospora azurea NA-128 genome encodes:
- a CDS encoding DUF1707 SHOCT-like domain-containing protein, protein MSEQPSRRDPKQLRASDADRERVAQVLHRAMGEGRITLNELEERLDQVYAAKTLGELEPVMADLPADDTALPALADPSAAVSTTPSSSPSRLIGGTPGSTTSIAVMAGADRKGVWVLPRQHNSFAFWGGIQIDLRHARFAEAYSTITAVAIMGGIEVIVPDDITVEVTGVGIMGAFETKNKKGASPTAPPGAPVVKVTGLAFWGGVEVKRVPRDKIKEIE, encoded by the coding sequence GTGAGCGAACAGCCCTCTCGTCGTGACCCGAAACAACTTCGGGCATCGGATGCCGACCGGGAACGGGTCGCCCAGGTCCTGCACAGGGCCATGGGCGAGGGGCGGATCACGCTCAACGAGCTCGAGGAACGGCTCGACCAGGTGTACGCGGCCAAGACGCTCGGCGAGCTCGAACCCGTGATGGCCGACCTCCCCGCGGACGACACGGCGCTGCCGGCACTGGCGGATCCGTCGGCTGCGGTGTCGACCACGCCGTCGTCCTCGCCCTCGCGGCTCATCGGAGGCACTCCGGGCTCGACGACGTCCATCGCGGTGATGGCGGGCGCCGACCGCAAGGGCGTGTGGGTGCTGCCCCGCCAGCACAACAGCTTCGCCTTCTGGGGCGGGATCCAGATCGACCTGCGGCACGCCCGTTTCGCGGAGGCGTACTCCACGATCACCGCTGTGGCGATCATGGGCGGCATCGAGGTGATCGTCCCGGACGACATCACCGTCGAGGTCACGGGCGTGGGCATCATGGGCGCCTTCGAGACGAAGAACAAGAAGGGCGCGTCGCCGACGGCTCCGCCCGGAGCTCCGGTCGTGAAGGTCACGGGACTGGCCTTCTGGGGCGGTGTCGAGGTCAAGCGCGTTCCCCGCGACAAGATCAAGGAGATCGAGTAG
- a CDS encoding VOC family protein: MGSSIENIVVDCADAYELGRWWSRVLDVPLSAEDQPGDPETLIELGDRNILFIQVPEPKTVKNRLHFCLRPDVPRDEEVQRLLGIGATLVDDRRRPDGTGWAVLADPEGNEFCVLRGAHDDPPRL, encoded by the coding sequence ATGGGAAGCAGCATCGAGAACATCGTGGTGGACTGTGCCGACGCCTACGAGCTGGGTCGGTGGTGGAGCCGGGTACTCGACGTCCCTTTGTCGGCCGAGGACCAGCCCGGTGACCCCGAGACGCTCATCGAGCTCGGCGACCGGAACATCCTCTTCATTCAGGTTCCCGAGCCGAAGACGGTGAAGAACCGGCTGCACTTCTGCCTCCGCCCGGACGTACCGCGCGACGAGGAGGTGCAGCGCCTGCTCGGGATCGGGGCCACGCTCGTGGACGACCGACGTCGCCCCGACGGCACCGGATGGGCCGTGCTCGCCGACCCCGAGGGCAACGAGTTCTGCGTGCTGCGCGGCGCGCACGACGACCCTCCCCGGCTCTGA
- the upp gene encoding uracil phosphoribosyltransferase — MDVLVVEHPLAKARLSTMRDARTDSAAFRAALQELTVMLTYEAMRDAPLTTDRIHTPVARTDAYRLAKPPLLVPVLRAGLGMADQAHRLIPDAQMGFVGLARDETTLEPTPYLESLPESLAGRPVVVLDPMLATGGSMEYTIRLLTDRGATDVTAICALAAPEGVERLRQSGLPVRVVTASVDERLNDSGFIVPGLGDAGDRLYGAV, encoded by the coding sequence ATGGACGTACTCGTCGTCGAACACCCGCTGGCCAAGGCGCGGCTGTCCACCATGCGTGACGCCCGCACCGACAGCGCGGCGTTCCGCGCAGCGTTGCAGGAGCTCACGGTCATGCTGACCTACGAGGCCATGCGCGACGCGCCGTTGACGACGGATCGCATCCACACGCCCGTGGCCAGGACCGATGCCTACCGGCTGGCCAAGCCGCCCCTGCTCGTCCCCGTGCTGCGTGCCGGGCTGGGCATGGCGGACCAGGCGCACAGGCTCATCCCGGACGCGCAGATGGGCTTCGTGGGTCTCGCTCGCGACGAGACGACGCTCGAGCCCACGCCGTACCTGGAGTCACTGCCCGAATCGCTCGCGGGCCGACCCGTGGTCGTGCTCGACCCGATGCTGGCCACCGGCGGATCGATGGAGTACACGATCAGGCTGCTCACCGACCGCGGCGCCACCGACGTGACCGCCATCTGTGCGCTCGCCGCACCGGAGGGCGTCGAGCGCCTGCGGCAGTCGGGGCTGCCGGTACGAGTGGTCACCGCGAGCGTCGACGAACGACTCAACGACTCCGGCTTCATCGTGCCCGGCCTCGGTGACGCCGGCGACCGTCTCTACGGAGCGGTCTGA